DNA from Elaeis guineensis isolate ETL-2024a chromosome 2, EG11, whole genome shotgun sequence:
tcattcttctcCTCCATTGCCAATGGTTTAGTTTTAGACTCAGGCTCAGGCTCATCATCTTGTTCActgtttcctttttctgaaactgtGCTATATATTTTGGGCTTTGGGGGAACAAAAACCCTCTCCACTTGAATTAAGGCAAGCATTGGTGTTCCAACCGGCTCATAGTTACGCAAGGGGTCCCGAAGCTGCACCATAAGGGCAACTGTAAAGTTATTCCCCAACAAACCCCACCTTCTACCAGATCTCTTACCTCCTTTTTTATCTCCCTTCCATCCCCCACCAAACAAGTCCATTGAAGTAGCATGATGGGCTGCAAGAATCTTCGATGTGCGATCACTGATCTGATCTTCTTCATCAACAATCCCAGAATCAAGCCTCATCCACTCATCCAAAGTCAAAGACAAACCCATCAAGCCATCTATGTCATCTCCACAACCCTTAACATCCAAAAGCTGTAATCCAGCAGTACCCTCTAAACCCAGTGACATgctattcttggccccttttccTTCCAAAGCAGAAATTTCCCCAATAGATTTCGGGCTAATGTTTGAAGGTGCCTCCTCATCTGACATGCCAGATTGTATCCTCAGCCCCTCAATTGAAAGAGCTTCAATCTTATCCATTGCTAATGGAGCAAGATCCTCCAATGAAACATATTCTGAGCCCATCTCCACACGACCTGATGAAGCTAGATTCAAGCCTTTACCCTTCTTCCTCCTACCAGCAGCATTCTGACCAATCCTTGACTCTGTTTCTGGGTTCTGATGCTGTAACAGATCCTGCCTGTACAAACAAAACGAGAGGGGAAATTTTGAAATAGGATTAGAAAAAATGAGTACTGAAGGGCCCAATATCAAAACACAACTGAAAAGAACTAGATAAGGTTAACCGCAAACCTCTCACATGCCTCCAGTGCTGGTGCAGCCTCCCAGGCTATCTGTTGCATTGTTTTCCCAGTGACATCTTCCAAAGGCATTAGCTTACTTGCTTGCATCGAAAGCTTTTCAATTCCAACTGAAGCTAAACGTTGCAATATCTCCATAATCTCAGAACCCATTTCTGCAGGAACTACGATGGGACTAGACACCTGCATGACCACACTACCATTGTTCTTTGCATTCCTGAAGAGGGCTGGGTTCATGGACCGCAGGAATCCTCCATCCTTTGTCTGAATAAATGGACCCAAGTCCTCCCCAAGGGGAGGCAAGTCAAGTGGCTCCTCTGGGGGAAGATGAATCGGACTACCAAATCCACTCCTGCTTCCAGGTGGCGAGTCCTGAAAGACCTTCTCATCCAAACCCCACTGACGCATCAAAGCTTCTGTCTCAGCATCTTCCAGCATTTCAACCCTCGACTTGCTGTTCACAACCTGAGTTGCTTTCTGAAGCTCTGTTTCGGCTTCATGAACAATAGGTGAGAAATCGAAATTGTCCGGATACTTATCCCAGTTAGATTCGTCCCCCAACTCAGCACCAAGACCAAAGAGAACACTACCAGAGGTTAGTGATTCCTTCTCGAATTGCTTCCACAATCGCTCCCTTGGTGACTCTGGGTCACTGTCAGAACTCAACCCGAAAGGGCTATGCTCTACACCAAGCATGTTTAGGAACTCACTAGCAACGGATTCTGTAACATCATCCAAGCTGCGGGATTTGCTCTTTATGCTTGCAGTCTTGTAACTAGACTTCACATCTACATAATTCTGCTGCAGAGATGGCTTGGATTCGAATTGTGGAGACTCCGGCACGTCAGATTCAAGAATTGAGAGGCTATGGAAGACTGAGGCCAAATCATCAATGGTTGCATCCAAGCTGCTCTGTTCAGAATTATGACCGTGGTGTGAAAACTCCTCTTCTTGTTCCTCTGGCTTCATGCCCACTTCCGCTTCTTGCTCATCAACCCCACCACCTCTATCATCAACCACCTCCGGCTCGACCTTTTCTGAGGCAGGTTCATAATTTTGATCTTTTGAGGCGATCTCTATTCCCTGTTCAATTACACTGAATTCGGGTTCATCACCCTCCTTTTCCTCATTGCCTGCAAGAATCTCTTCCAATGAGATGCAAGTTTTCAATTTGGGTGACTCCTCATTACCTTCGATGGGCTCTGGCACTGTGCAAGGCTTCAAATCCTTTGATTCATCTTCCTGAACAAAAACTTCATGCTCTGATTTTGATCCACGTTCCACAGTACTCAGCTCGTCACCTTCAAACTTCCCACACTCCAATTCCTTTTCAGTATCAGCCAGAACAGATGCCTCTGACTTCGAACTCGGCAACACCTCATGAAGCACCTTCACGTCCTCCACCGACCGAGACCGATCCCGGCTTCGAACCTGGCTCCTGACCTGCCCCACTGAGCCCTGCCTATCAAATTTTCCCGCCCGCGCTTTCAAGAACTCTGAAATCTTCTTCTCCCCACCTGCTGGCTCTGCCGAACCATCCCTgaccagcaagcattcgaagctCACGTTAAGCGACGCCCCCTTTGCCTTTCCTGACAGCCGAAAGCTCGTGCTCCACTTCCGGAATCCCTTCCCCTCCTCCTCCAGCTCCTCCAGCGTGTCCGGCAGCAGCTTGGTGAGGTCTACCAGATTCTTCCCGAGGTCCAGCCCAGGGGCGCCGACCACCGTGACATAGATCAAGAAATGTCTAGATTCGTATTTGGCCGCGTTGTGGGGGCCGCTCCGGGTGCCGTAGACGGGGCAGCGGTAGGTAAGAGTCTCCTCAAATTCGGCGACGCCGTGGAATACGCGGGCAGAGCGGGTGCCGGCGGCGGCGGAGTCGGTGGTGCGCTTCCAGAGGACGGCGAGGGCGGCGTCGGCAAGGACCGGGGGCACGCCCTCGACGGAGTGGACGGTGAGGGAGAAACGGCAGTCGAAGCGGCGGCGGCCGATGTGGGAGAGCGCCCGCAGGGGCTTCCAGCTCCAGAACGACGACGAGGCCTTCTCCTTGCGCGACGACGACGGTGGTTTCGCCTTCGGATGGCCGGAGGTGTGGGATCTGCCGGCAGAGACGGATCGGGGTTGGTGGTGGTCGCCGCTGGCGGCGGGAGAAGGGGGGAGGGCGCGGCGGGGGTTCTTGGGGTCGAGGGAGAGGGCCTTGCTGAGGGCCTCGATCTCGTGGAGGAAGCGGGCGTTCCCAGGGTCGCCGGCAGCGTTTCGCTTGCCGGAGACCGGTTTCCCCAACATGACCTCCCCGAATCCGAGTTGCCGAGGATGGCGCTCCTCACGGATGCATAGAAAAAGAGGAATTGGGAATCTAGGATTCAGGCAACAAAGCCTTAATAGGAGGTGGGAAAGACGACTTACCGGCGAGGGATTTCCGGTGATCGAGATCCCCGGAGCTGGTCTTGTTGGTACAAGGGGGAAGAGAAGAGCTAACGGGATCGGCGGGCCTCAGGTTCTACGCTAATTTACGCCAGCGTGGTATGGACACCGGCTGATGCCTTGCttgttttttttaataatttcctTTGTTCAAACGACGCCTTTTGATATAATATTCCCGCGGAGTAGTCTAAAAGCTCATGTTCTGCTTGTACGATTGCTGATCccgaccgtcggatcaagatagaattgattaaaaaattttgataacgAGCGCTCGGTAGGATATCTTATAAGAAAGAAGGGTAGGGATTCTATGAACGATTGGGTATTCAAGGAAAACAGGGAACAGGATCGGGCACTATTGGGCTGATGAAAGCTAGCGATGACGGGTGGGTCCCCGGCGTACGGTCCTAAGAAGGGTAGTTTGCCATCATCGCGCAGAAAAGGGTAAGAAGAAGGGGGTGTTGGACCCGTTTGCGGAAGTTGCCGAGAATGTCGATTTTAATATTGGGTAGCGTGTTTAAGTTGTTAAAACTTCTTATGTTCGTTTAATTTGTTTAATAGTCAGTATCTATTTACGTTAATTTAGATGTAGTCCCCGATTAATTTGGGAATTTTCGGTGGAAGATTCTTAATTACACTTTACGTATCTCTCCTAAGCGGGCAATCTGCCAAAAGAGAGTGTAATTAGTGATTTGTTtcctaattaattatatattctgTACCGGGCTTCAAGGCTCGGGGAATTGGGGAATATGCTTTCCTCCCTTTAAAAGTTCCGCTGAACGAGGCCATcttaaagtttgaatttaaatctgTGGGGCCGCCGACCACTGGTAACTTACCGTCTGCTGAGCCCAAAATCGCTGGGCCCGCGTTGTCTCACGTGATCCACGGGAGAGAGTTAAGAGAGCTAGAGAGGACGGCAGGGGCATATGGTACTTCAAAGGGTGTTTTGACCATAGTAAAGCATATGGCATCACCGGAAACcagtactctatttttttttttttttttttctgttgaactagtactctttttttttttttgttaataaaaaattttgtaccTTAATATATTTTTCATGCATGCTTGCTTAGCTACTTAATATATGAAGATATAAGACATCACCGAAAGATGGTACTCTCTTTTTATTATTGATAgttgattttatatattaatatatttttacatatatattttCTTGACTACTTAATACTAACATATGAGGCATCACGAGAAAATAGTACTCTTTTTGTTATTTGCAGGAGATTTTGTATCTCAATATATTTTTCATGTATATTTATTTGGCTACTTCATATACTGATATATAAGACATCACCCAAAGATGATactcttttttattattgatAAGAGATTTTGTATCTTGACATATTTTCACATATATGCTTTTTTGACTATTTAATACATCGAGATATAAGGTATCATTAAAAAATAGTATTCTTTTTGTTATTTGTAGGAGATTTTGTATCTTGATATATTTTCTCATATATATTTGCTTGGCTACTTAATACACTGAGATATAAGGcatcatcaaaaaataattttttttgttattgaTAGAAAATTTTGTATCTTGATATATTTTCTCATATATACTTGCTTGGCTAGTTGATACACTGAGATatcaaatattatcaaaaaatagttttttttttttgttactgaTAGAAGACTTTGTAACTTGATATATTTTCTCATATATATACTTGCTTGGCTACTTAATGTACTAAGAT
Protein-coding regions in this window:
- the LOC105056291 gene encoding protein PLASTID MOVEMENT IMPAIRED 1-RELATED 1 yields the protein MLGKPVSGKRNAAGDPGNARFLHEIEALSKALSLDPKNPRRALPPSPAASGDHHQPRSVSAGRSHTSGHPKAKPPSSSRKEKASSSFWSWKPLRALSHIGRRRFDCRFSLTVHSVEGVPPVLADAALAVLWKRTTDSAAAGTRSARVFHGVAEFEETLTYRCPVYGTRSGPHNAAKYESRHFLIYVTVVGAPGLDLGKNLVDLTKLLPDTLEELEEEGKGFRKWSTSFRLSGKAKGASLNVSFECLLVRDGSAEPAGGEKKISEFLKARAGKFDRQGSVGQVRSQVRSRDRSRSVEDVKVLHEVLPSSKSEASVLADTEKELECGKFEGDELSTVERGSKSEHEVFVQEDESKDLKPCTVPEPIEGNEESPKLKTCISLEEILAGNEEKEGDEPEFSVIEQGIEIASKDQNYEPASEKVEPEVVDDRGGGVDEQEAEVGMKPEEQEEEFSHHGHNSEQSSLDATIDDLASVFHSLSILESDVPESPQFESKPSLQQNYVDVKSSYKTASIKSKSRSLDDVTESVASEFLNMLGVEHSPFGLSSDSDPESPRERLWKQFEKESLTSGSVLFGLGAELGDESNWDKYPDNFDFSPIVHEAETELQKATQVVNSKSRVEMLEDAETEALMRQWGLDEKVFQDSPPGSRSGFGSPIHLPPEEPLDLPPLGEDLGPFIQTKDGGFLRSMNPALFRNAKNNGSVVMQVSSPIVVPAEMGSEIMEILQRLASVGIEKLSMQASKLMPLEDVTGKTMQQIAWEAAPALEACERQDLLQHQNPETESRIGQNAAGRRKKGKGLNLASSGRVEMGSEYVSLEDLAPLAMDKIEALSIEGLRIQSGMSDEEAPSNISPKSIGEISALEGKGAKNSMSLGLEGTAGLQLLDVKGCGDDIDGLMGLSLTLDEWMRLDSGIVDEEDQISDRTSKILAAHHATSMDLFGGGWKGDKKGGKRSGRRWGLLGNNFTVALMVQLRDPLRNYEPVGTPMLALIQVERVFVPPKPKIYSTVSEKGNSEQDDEPEPESKTKPLAMEEKNEEEDVIPQFKIKEVHVAGLKTEPEKRKVWGNPTQQQSGSRWLLASGMGKSNKHPFMKSKAVTKPSEVTTKVQPGDTLWSISSRVHGTGAKWKDLAALNPHIRNPNIIFPNETIRLH